Proteins from one Natrinema salinisoli genomic window:
- the ddh gene encoding D-2-hydroxyacid dehydrogenase yields MTFELERLGVHDSVSMVFPPAELAEYLADLPVEVAVIGDDGISTCDAVVTMEHRDAFLEVDWVHSIQAGVDRFPFDEFEANDVILTNSTGIHDRTVGETVAGYLLMFARRLHDHVANQQERRWERPEWDAAFTLAGSTACVVGTGTLGTGAAETLGGLGLRVTGVRRSGDHVPGFDEVYSNDRLLEAISGADFVIVTVPLTEETRHLFDAEAFDAMRDDAYLVNVSRGSVVDEPALIDALEGGSLAGAALDVFEEEPLPDESPLWGMDEVIISPHCAAFTRDYFRDTGDIVRENVDRLADGAEFRNRVV; encoded by the coding sequence ATGACATTCGAACTCGAGCGACTCGGCGTCCACGACTCGGTATCGATGGTGTTTCCGCCGGCGGAACTCGCAGAGTATCTCGCCGACCTGCCGGTCGAGGTCGCCGTAATCGGCGACGACGGGATCTCGACCTGCGACGCGGTCGTCACGATGGAGCACCGCGATGCCTTCCTCGAGGTGGACTGGGTCCACTCGATCCAGGCGGGCGTCGACCGGTTCCCGTTCGACGAGTTCGAGGCGAACGACGTGATCCTCACGAACAGTACGGGGATCCACGACCGAACCGTCGGAGAGACGGTCGCGGGCTACCTCCTCATGTTCGCCCGGCGGCTGCACGATCACGTCGCGAACCAGCAGGAGCGCCGGTGGGAGCGCCCCGAGTGGGACGCGGCGTTTACGCTCGCCGGGTCGACCGCCTGCGTCGTCGGCACCGGCACGCTCGGAACGGGCGCCGCGGAGACCCTCGGCGGACTGGGGCTCCGCGTGACGGGCGTCCGTCGCTCCGGCGATCACGTCCCCGGCTTCGACGAGGTCTATTCGAACGACCGGCTGCTCGAGGCCATCTCAGGTGCTGACTTCGTGATCGTCACCGTGCCGCTGACCGAGGAGACCCGTCACCTCTTCGACGCCGAGGCGTTCGACGCCATGCGCGACGACGCCTACTTGGTGAACGTCTCCCGCGGTTCGGTCGTCGACGAACCGGCGCTGATCGACGCGCTCGAGGGCGGTTCTCTGGCGGGGGCGGCGCTGGACGTCTTCGAGGAGGAACCCCTGCCCGACGAGTCGCCGCTGTGGGGGATGGACGAGGTCATCATCTCGCCCCACTGCGCCGCCTTCACGCGGGACTACTTCCGAGACACCGGCGACATCGTCCGCGAGAACGTCGACCGACTCGCGGACGGCGCGGAATTCCGCAACCGCGTGGTCTGA
- a CDS encoding NUDIX domain-containing protein, which translates to MGANTDVTTDADDSNHVVTAFLRHRGDVLLLRRSDAVGTYAGQWGGVSGFAEGQPDEQVRVEIREETGLESDAVSPVRSGRPVEFVDPELGRDWVVHPYLFDCETRGIELSEEHDAYEWVPATDLLEAVGDDRETVPELWTAYERVAPTVRSIAADGEHGAAFLSVRALEVLRDRAGVLVAERTEFGSDPDGEWDELAELAGRLLEARPSMAVLRNRVNRVMAGADGDDGDAPAVLESALRTIDRAIGADEDAATTASEVLGDSVATLSRSGTVLEALETGEPSRVFVAESRPAREGIDVAERLSETTDSTVSVHTDAALAHVLAREDIDRVVIGADTVLPDGSVVNKTGTRTLAIAADREGIPVSVVAATDKISTREDVNLESGDRTAVYDGDASIDVLNPTFDVTPADCVTEVVTERGALEPADIEAVVEELRELEGWRDVGEPPDPETTDRNPSRE; encoded by the coding sequence ATGGGCGCCAATACCGATGTCACCACCGACGCCGACGATTCGAACCACGTCGTCACCGCTTTTCTCCGTCATCGCGGCGACGTTCTGCTGCTGCGACGGAGCGATGCCGTCGGCACCTACGCGGGCCAGTGGGGCGGCGTCTCCGGGTTCGCGGAGGGGCAGCCCGACGAACAGGTCCGCGTCGAGATTCGCGAGGAAACCGGCCTCGAGTCCGATGCCGTCTCGCCGGTCCGCTCCGGGCGGCCGGTCGAGTTCGTCGACCCGGAGCTCGGACGCGACTGGGTCGTCCACCCCTACCTCTTCGACTGCGAGACTCGCGGGATCGAGCTGAGCGAGGAACACGACGCGTACGAGTGGGTTCCGGCGACCGACCTGCTCGAGGCCGTGGGAGACGATCGCGAGACGGTGCCGGAACTGTGGACCGCCTACGAGCGCGTGGCACCCACCGTCCGGTCGATCGCCGCCGACGGCGAACACGGGGCCGCGTTCCTGTCCGTGCGGGCGCTCGAGGTGCTTCGCGATCGAGCGGGCGTGCTCGTGGCCGAACGAACTGAATTCGGCTCCGATCCGGACGGCGAGTGGGACGAGCTCGCCGAACTCGCGGGTCGACTGCTCGAGGCGCGGCCGTCGATGGCCGTCCTTCGGAACCGGGTCAATCGCGTCATGGCCGGTGCGGACGGCGACGACGGGGATGCGCCGGCCGTCCTCGAGTCGGCGCTGCGAACTATCGACCGCGCGATCGGAGCCGACGAGGACGCCGCAACGACCGCGAGCGAGGTTCTGGGGGACAGCGTCGCGACCCTCTCTCGGTCGGGAACCGTCCTCGAGGCGCTCGAGACCGGCGAGCCGTCGCGTGTGTTCGTCGCCGAATCCCGGCCCGCCCGGGAGGGGATCGACGTCGCGGAGCGGCTGTCCGAGACGACCGACAGCACCGTGTCGGTCCACACCGACGCGGCGCTCGCGCACGTGCTCGCACGCGAGGATATCGATCGCGTGGTGATCGGCGCGGATACCGTCCTCCCCGATGGCTCCGTCGTGAACAAGACGGGCACGCGAACGCTGGCGATCGCCGCCGACCGCGAGGGGATCCCGGTTTCCGTCGTCGCGGCGACGGACAAAATCTCGACGCGCGAGGACGTGAACCTCGAGTCCGGCGACCGAACCGCAGTGTACGATGGTGACGCGTCGATCGACGTGCTGAACCCAACGTTCGACGTGACGCCCGCGGATTGCGTGACCGAAGTGGTTACCGAGCGCGGAGCGCTCGAGCCGGCCGACATCGAGGCCGTAGTGGAGGAATTGCGCGAACTCGAGGGGTGGCGTGACGTCGGGGAACCACCGGATCCGGAAACGACAGACCGAAACCCCTCGAGGGAGTAG
- a CDS encoding metallophosphoesterase family protein, with protein sequence MSRIAIIADTHVPTRESALPAWVVAEIEAADHTIHAGDFESFGSYERIVDLADGDLTAVRGNVDPATLDAPLTATLEVDGVTFVVTHGHGSSGDWRERVVETAREETAANAETTLVAVAGHTHEVVDTTVDIDDHRSAGDRGRSVDRVRVLNPGSATGAAPTTYETMFVATVGNGTLEVEHRTG encoded by the coding sequence ATGTCCCGTATCGCGATCATTGCCGATACGCACGTCCCCACTCGAGAGTCCGCGCTCCCGGCGTGGGTCGTCGCCGAGATCGAAGCGGCCGACCACACGATCCACGCCGGCGACTTCGAGTCGTTCGGAAGTTACGAGCGGATCGTCGACCTCGCCGACGGCGACCTGACGGCCGTCCGGGGAAACGTGGATCCGGCGACGCTCGACGCCCCGCTGACCGCCACGCTCGAGGTCGACGGCGTGACGTTCGTCGTCACTCACGGCCACGGATCGTCGGGCGACTGGCGGGAGCGAGTCGTCGAGACGGCCCGCGAGGAAACGGCGGCGAACGCGGAAACGACGCTGGTCGCCGTCGCCGGCCACACCCACGAGGTGGTCGACACGACAGTCGATATCGACGATCATCGATCGGCCGGCGACCGGGGACGGAGTGTCGATCGCGTCCGCGTACTCAATCCGGGCAGCGCCACCGGTGCCGCTCCCACGACCTACGAGACGATGTTCGTCGCCACCGTCGGCAACGGAACGCTCGAGGTCGAACACCGGACTGGGTAG
- a CDS encoding hydantoinase/oxoprolinase family protein: protein MGTPERTSIESDGDTRIGVDVGGTFTDVALSVDDRLVTAKVPTTDDQHVGVLEGIRKACDRADIEPAEIDGFAHAMTVSVNALLERDGATTALVTTEGFRDVLEIGRQDRPALYDLEAEKPEPLVPRDRRFEVDERTTAEGVERQIDAAEVRDLATTLRECDVEAVAVSLLHAYADPENERVVAETLRDELDVPVSASHEVLAEFREFERTSTTAVDAYVRPAIDRYVGRLVDEADDAGIPAPRIMQTNGGIADPETVREHAVTTTLSGPAAGVVGAAATVDDDEVEGLVTFDMGGTSSDVSLVRDGRAERTTDAEIDGLPIRTPMVDVNTVGAGGGSIAWVDSGGALRVGPESSGADPGPACYGRGGTEPTVTDANVVLGYIGPDTALGGEMTLDVDAAREALERLADEAGLAGALEAARGVYRVANATMTRTIRSVTVERGHDPREFALVAFGGAGPMHAAALADSLSVSRVVVPRPSGVLSAFGLLAADESYDAVRTVGVDLEGSEPAELDSVYDDLVEDVLADASEPDAARVERAADCRYAGQSFELTVPVDDEFGAAAVADRFHAAHERTYGYAMDESIEVVNLRTTATIPGSEPTIRHEGAGDARIGTREATFPGTGAREATVYDRDRLATGSSIEGPAVLEQAESTTVVPPGWAGETLADGTLVVTRTEGDGR, encoded by the coding sequence ATGGGAACTCCCGAACGAACGTCTATCGAGTCGGACGGCGACACCCGTATCGGCGTCGACGTCGGCGGCACCTTCACCGACGTGGCCCTCTCCGTCGACGACCGGCTGGTCACCGCCAAAGTGCCGACGACCGACGACCAGCACGTCGGCGTCCTCGAGGGGATCCGCAAGGCCTGCGATCGCGCCGACATCGAGCCCGCGGAGATCGACGGGTTCGCCCACGCGATGACCGTCTCGGTCAACGCCTTACTCGAGCGTGATGGCGCGACGACCGCGCTCGTGACGACCGAGGGGTTCCGGGACGTCCTCGAGATCGGCCGGCAGGATCGGCCGGCGCTGTACGACCTGGAGGCGGAGAAGCCCGAGCCGCTGGTGCCTCGAGACCGCCGGTTCGAAGTCGACGAGCGGACGACGGCTGAGGGCGTCGAGCGGCAGATCGACGCGGCGGAGGTCCGCGATCTCGCCACGACGCTTCGGGAGTGCGACGTCGAGGCCGTCGCGGTCTCCCTGCTGCACGCCTACGCGGATCCCGAAAACGAGCGGGTCGTCGCGGAGACGCTGCGGGACGAACTGGACGTCCCCGTCTCGGCCTCCCACGAGGTGCTCGCGGAGTTTCGCGAGTTCGAACGCACGTCCACGACGGCGGTCGACGCCTACGTCCGTCCGGCGATCGACCGCTACGTCGGCCGGCTGGTCGACGAGGCCGACGACGCCGGGATTCCGGCACCGCGGATCATGCAGACGAACGGCGGCATCGCCGACCCCGAGACGGTTCGCGAACACGCCGTGACGACGACGCTGTCGGGCCCGGCAGCGGGCGTCGTCGGCGCTGCGGCGACCGTCGACGACGACGAGGTCGAGGGGCTCGTCACGTTCGACATGGGCGGCACCTCGAGCGACGTGAGCCTCGTCCGGGACGGACGAGCCGAACGGACGACCGACGCGGAAATCGACGGACTCCCGATCCGGACGCCGATGGTCGACGTGAACACGGTCGGCGCCGGTGGCGGGTCGATCGCCTGGGTCGATTCCGGCGGCGCGCTCCGGGTCGGCCCGGAGTCCTCGGGCGCTGATCCCGGTCCCGCGTGCTACGGTCGCGGCGGCACGGAACCGACGGTCACGGACGCCAACGTCGTGCTGGGGTACATCGGCCCCGACACCGCACTGGGCGGGGAAATGACCCTCGACGTCGACGCTGCCCGCGAGGCCCTCGAGCGACTGGCCGACGAGGCCGGACTGGCGGGGGCTCTCGAGGCGGCCCGCGGCGTCTATCGCGTCGCGAACGCCACGATGACGCGGACGATCCGGTCCGTCACGGTGGAGCGGGGCCACGACCCCCGCGAGTTCGCGCTCGTGGCCTTCGGCGGCGCGGGGCCGATGCACGCCGCGGCGCTGGCCGATTCGCTTTCGGTCAGCCGCGTCGTCGTCCCTCGACCGAGCGGCGTCCTCTCCGCGTTCGGGCTGCTCGCGGCCGACGAGAGCTACGACGCCGTTCGGACGGTCGGCGTGGATCTCGAGGGGTCCGAACCCGCCGAACTCGACTCCGTCTACGACGACCTCGTCGAGGACGTGCTCGCGGACGCCTCGGAGCCGGACGCGGCGCGGGTCGAGCGCGCGGCCGACTGCCGATACGCGGGCCAGAGTTTCGAGCTGACCGTCCCCGTCGACGACGAGTTCGGCGCGGCGGCGGTCGCCGATCGCTTCCACGCCGCCCACGAACGGACCTACGGCTACGCGATGGACGAGTCGATCGAGGTCGTCAATCTCCGAACGACCGCGACGATACCGGGTTCGGAGCCGACGATTCGCCACGAGGGGGCCGGCGACGCCCGCATCGGGACTCGAGAGGCGACCTTCCCTGGCACCGGCGCGCGGGAAGCGACCGTCTACGACCGGGATCGGCTCGCGACGGGGTCGTCGATCGAGGGACCGGCGGTCCTCGAGCAGGCCGAGAGTACGACGGTCGTCCCGCCCGGGTGGGCCGGCGAGACGCTCGCCGACGGAACGCTGGTCGTGACGCGAACGGAGGGGGATGGGCGATGA
- a CDS encoding hydantoinase B/oxoprolinase family protein — protein sequence MTPDSADDTDDGIDPVTLEVLRNQLESVAEEMGQTLIRGAYSPNIKERRDCSTALFDAEGRMIAQAEHIPVHLGAMPAAVDAVREHDPRPGDVFVLNDPFSGGTHLPDVTMVSPIAPGRDGSTGAGDKGEIVGYAVSRAHHADVGGMTPGSMPAGAEEIYQEGLRLPPIRLVEGGELRDDVRSLVLANVRNPRERQADLRAQQAANERAEARLASLFDEHGRETVLEGFDAVIDYSRERIAAEIAALPDGTYEAAGVLEGDGVTDEDIEIAVTVTVDGETIDVDFSGTAGQVAGNLNAPLAVATSAVYFVVRCITDPEIPPNHGCYEPVTVSAPDGSLLNPNPPAAVVGGNVETSQRVTDVVFTALAGAAPDRVPAQGQGTMNNLTIGARDGSFAYYETIGGGFGARADRDGMDGVQVGMTNTLNTPVESLETEYPLRVERYALREGSGGRGRFRGGLGLERSVTVETDATVSLLTERRRHAPKGIAGGEDGATGENLIDGEPVPAKTTVDVAAGTTVTVKTPGGGGHGDPKEREEAALEADRIAEKSSEDD from the coding sequence ATGACGCCGGATTCAGCCGACGACACGGACGACGGCATCGACCCGGTTACCCTCGAAGTCCTGCGCAACCAGCTCGAGAGCGTCGCCGAGGAGATGGGCCAGACCCTGATCCGGGGGGCGTACTCGCCGAACATCAAGGAACGCAGGGATTGCTCGACGGCGCTGTTCGACGCCGAGGGGCGGATGATCGCACAGGCCGAGCACATTCCAGTTCACCTCGGCGCGATGCCGGCCGCCGTCGACGCCGTCCGCGAGCACGATCCGCGGCCGGGCGACGTGTTCGTGCTCAACGACCCCTTTTCCGGCGGCACGCACCTGCCGGACGTGACGATGGTGTCGCCGATCGCCCCCGGACGCGACGGCAGCACCGGAGCCGGTGACAAGGGCGAGATCGTTGGCTACGCCGTCTCTCGAGCTCACCACGCCGACGTCGGCGGGATGACCCCCGGAAGCATGCCGGCCGGCGCGGAGGAGATTTATCAGGAGGGGCTCCGGCTCCCCCCGATTCGGCTCGTCGAGGGCGGTGAGCTTCGGGACGACGTCCGCTCACTCGTGCTCGCCAACGTCCGCAATCCGCGCGAGCGCCAAGCCGACCTCCGCGCACAACAGGCGGCGAACGAACGCGCCGAAGCACGGCTCGCATCGCTGTTCGACGAACACGGCCGCGAAACGGTGCTCGAGGGGTTCGACGCCGTCATCGACTACTCCCGCGAGCGGATCGCGGCGGAGATCGCGGCGCTTCCCGACGGGACCTACGAGGCAGCCGGCGTCCTCGAGGGCGACGGCGTGACCGACGAGGACATCGAGATCGCCGTGACAGTGACGGTCGACGGTGAGACGATCGACGTCGACTTCTCGGGGACGGCGGGGCAGGTCGCGGGGAACCTCAACGCGCCGCTGGCGGTCGCGACGAGCGCCGTCTACTTCGTCGTTCGCTGTATCACCGACCCCGAGATCCCGCCGAACCACGGCTGCTACGAACCGGTGACGGTCAGCGCACCTGATGGGTCGCTGTTGAATCCGAATCCGCCCGCCGCCGTCGTCGGCGGCAACGTCGAGACCAGCCAGCGGGTCACCGACGTGGTCTTCACCGCGCTCGCGGGGGCCGCCCCTGATCGTGTCCCGGCGCAAGGCCAGGGGACGATGAACAACCTGACCATCGGCGCGCGGGACGGCTCCTTCGCGTACTACGAGACGATCGGCGGCGGCTTCGGCGCACGCGCCGACCGTGACGGGATGGACGGCGTGCAGGTCGGCATGACGAACACGCTCAACACGCCCGTAGAATCGCTCGAGACCGAGTACCCGCTGCGCGTCGAACGGTACGCGCTCCGAGAGGGCAGCGGCGGACGCGGACGGTTTCGGGGCGGGCTGGGACTCGAGCGCTCGGTCACGGTCGAAACCGACGCGACGGTGTCGCTGCTGACCGAGCGCCGCCGACACGCGCCGAAAGGCATCGCCGGCGGCGAGGACGGCGCGACCGGCGAGAACCTGATCGACGGCGAGCCGGTCCCGGCGAAGACGACGGTCGACGTGGCGGCCGGGACGACAGTTACAGTCAAAACGCCCGGCGGCGGGGGGCACGGCGATCCGAAGGAGCGGGAAGAAGCGGCGCTCGAGGCCGACCGTATCGCCGAGAAATCGTCGGAAGACGACTGA
- a CDS encoding coenzyme F420-0:L-glutamate ligase yields the protein MELNGVAELPEIRPGDDIAALVADRAALEPGDVLTVASTIVSKSEGRTADLEDYPVSGRAQEIADRIEEIADEEKDPRFAQAVIEESSELLIDCPFLLAETRFGHICPNAGIDRSNVPGHDLLLLPKRPTESAERIRTGLEERGIEDVAVVVTDTCGRPFRHGQTGVAIGWAGMPASRDWRGELDRDGHELGVTVQSVVDELAAAANLVTGEGAGGTPAVVVRDWEFGTHEGSDELFRSVEDDLVRQALREWRFDR from the coding sequence ATGGAACTCAACGGCGTGGCGGAGCTGCCCGAAATCCGCCCCGGCGACGACATCGCCGCCCTCGTCGCGGATCGGGCAGCCCTCGAGCCCGGCGACGTGCTCACGGTCGCGAGCACGATCGTCTCGAAATCCGAGGGGCGTACAGCGGATCTCGAGGACTACCCCGTCAGCGGGCGAGCCCAGGAGATCGCCGACCGGATCGAGGAGATCGCGGACGAGGAGAAAGATCCCCGGTTCGCGCAGGCAGTCATCGAGGAGAGTTCGGAACTGCTGATCGACTGTCCGTTCCTGCTGGCGGAGACTCGCTTCGGTCACATCTGCCCGAACGCGGGGATCGACCGCTCGAACGTGCCCGGTCACGACCTCCTGTTGCTGCCGAAGCGACCGACGGAGAGCGCCGAGCGGATTCGCACGGGACTCGAGGAGAGAGGAATCGAAGACGTCGCAGTGGTCGTGACCGATACCTGCGGGCGGCCGTTCCGTCACGGACAGACCGGCGTCGCGATCGGCTGGGCGGGAATGCCCGCGAGCAGGGATTGGCGGGGCGAACTCGATCGGGACGGTCACGAACTCGGCGTTACCGTCCAGTCCGTGGTCGACGAACTCGCCGCCGCCGCGAACCTCGTGACCGGCGAGGGTGCCGGCGGGACCCCCGCCGTGGTCGTCCGGGACTGGGAGTTCGGTACCCACGAGGGCAGCGACGAACTCTTCCGATCCGTGGAGGACGACCTCGTCCGGCAGGCACTGCGAGAGTGGAGGTTCGACCGATGA
- a CDS encoding 5,10-methylenetetrahydromethanopterin reductase translates to MTGENRAEREPTWGIELTPEHPPDRIAELAALAEDEGFDVAFASSHYFNRDPFVVLSRMADATDEIRLGPGVVNPYETHPVKLAAQTATIDEISDGRGVFGIGAGDRSSLSNLGIERDSPLRRVLETFDLARDLWDGETITHEGTFTARDAALNLEPPSDRIPVYVGAQGPHMLRMSAKHADGVLVNAAHPRDLEWAAGQIEQGLAERPAESGAFESLAFASVSVAGDEAEAREAARPPVAFIVGGAAEPVLARHDIDRAAASAVSEALEDGDLPTAFGRVTPAMIDAFCIAGTTETVADQFEAALEHVDGIVVGSPLGPDLDDAVERASEALGRAIDDN, encoded by the coding sequence ATGACGGGCGAGAATCGAGCGGAGCGAGAGCCGACGTGGGGTATCGAACTCACTCCCGAGCACCCGCCGGACCGCATCGCCGAGCTGGCCGCGCTCGCGGAGGACGAGGGGTTCGACGTCGCGTTCGCGAGTAGCCACTACTTCAACCGCGATCCGTTCGTCGTCCTCTCGCGAATGGCCGACGCCACCGACGAGATCCGGCTCGGACCGGGCGTCGTCAACCCCTACGAAACCCATCCCGTCAAACTCGCGGCGCAGACGGCGACCATCGACGAGATAAGCGACGGACGGGGAGTCTTCGGCATCGGCGCGGGCGACCGCTCTTCGCTCTCGAACCTCGGCATCGAGCGCGACAGCCCGCTCCGGCGCGTCCTCGAGACGTTCGACCTCGCCCGCGATCTCTGGGACGGCGAGACGATTACGCACGAGGGTACCTTCACCGCTCGAGACGCGGCGCTCAACCTCGAGCCGCCGTCCGATCGCATTCCCGTCTACGTCGGCGCACAGGGGCCACACATGCTCCGGATGAGCGCGAAACACGCCGACGGGGTGCTGGTCAACGCCGCGCATCCGCGCGATCTCGAGTGGGCGGCCGGCCAGATCGAGCAGGGATTGGCCGAGCGACCAGCAGAGTCCGGGGCGTTCGAGTCACTGGCGTTCGCGAGCGTCAGCGTCGCCGGCGACGAAGCCGAGGCGCGCGAGGCGGCGCGGCCGCCCGTCGCGTTCATCGTCGGCGGAGCGGCCGAGCCGGTCCTCGCGCGCCACGATATCGACCGGGCGGCGGCGAGCGCGGTCAGCGAGGCGCTCGAAGACGGCGACCTTCCGACCGCGTTCGGCCGCGTCACGCCCGCGATGATCGACGCGTTCTGTATCGCGGGGACGACCGAAACCGTCGCGGATCAATTCGAGGCGGCGCTCGAGCACGTCGACGGAATCGTCGTCGGCTCCCCGCTGGGACCGGACCTCGACGATGCGGTGGAGCGAGCGAGCGAGGCGCTCGGACGTGCGATCGACGACAACTGA
- a CDS encoding DUF7573 domain-containing protein, which yields MTDDATLSDFAATDTDEDGATETSREGGDTADGDSDRSDPPVDSPTAVEGASPDADESEDGSGETAGDTGFSTYAWGTYTCSQCEGASTRVWRSDGELVCIDCKTW from the coding sequence GTGACCGACGACGCGACGCTTTCCGACTTCGCCGCTACGGATACCGACGAGGACGGCGCGACGGAGACGTCACGAGAGGGCGGAGACACGGCCGACGGAGACAGCGACCGTTCGGACCCACCGGTCGACTCCCCGACGGCCGTCGAGGGCGCGAGTCCCGACGCCGACGAGTCCGAGGACGGGTCCGGGGAGACGGCAGGCGATACGGGATTTTCGACGTACGCGTGGGGAACGTACACCTGCAGTCAGTGCGAGGGTGCGAGTACCCGCGTCTGGCGTTCCGACGGCGAATTGGTCTGTATCGACTGCAAAACGTGGTAA
- a CDS encoding cold-shock protein, giving the protein MAKGTVDFFNDTGGYGFIETEDADEDVFFHMEDIGGPDLEEGQELEFDIEEAEKGPRATNVERL; this is encoded by the coding sequence ATGGCGAAAGGTACGGTCGACTTCTTCAACGACACTGGCGGCTACGGATTCATCGAGACTGAGGACGCGGACGAGGACGTGTTCTTCCACATGGAGGACATCGGGGGTCCTGATCTCGAAGAGGGACAGGAACTCGAGTTCGACATCGAGGAGGCCGAAAAGGGGCCGCGCGCGACTAACGTCGAACGGCTCTAG
- a CDS encoding AAA family ATPase: protein MTDASSTPKRSSDSTGEDTLQVSTVERLCADIEANVSRVIVGHDEVIEHVITAVLGRGHVLLDDVPGVGKTMLARAIARSVDCTFSRVQFTPDLLPSDVTGVNVFNQKTREFDFQSGPIFGNIVLGDEINRAPPKTQAALLEAMEEGQVTTDGTTRDLPTPFTVIATQNAVEPNRTYDLPFAELDRFMKKLHLGYPDPDEEAELLGRTVGDHPIESLESVTDRETLVAARETVSRVQVAEPVRTYATRLAAYTRENAHIGVSPRGTISLLRAAQARAVTNGRDYVIPDDLQVEAPVVMSHRIKTTGHDRDGATVVENALQHVAVE from the coding sequence ATGACTGACGCGAGTTCGACACCGAAGCGGAGTAGCGATTCGACGGGTGAGGACACTCTCCAGGTCTCGACCGTCGAGCGGTTGTGTGCCGACATCGAGGCGAACGTCTCGCGCGTGATCGTCGGTCACGACGAGGTGATCGAACACGTCATTACCGCCGTCCTCGGACGCGGGCACGTCCTGCTCGACGACGTCCCCGGCGTCGGGAAGACGATGCTCGCGCGCGCGATCGCCAGGTCGGTCGACTGTACGTTCAGCCGCGTTCAGTTCACGCCGGATCTGCTCCCGAGCGACGTCACCGGCGTGAACGTCTTCAACCAGAAGACCCGCGAGTTCGACTTCCAGTCCGGTCCCATCTTCGGCAACATCGTGCTGGGCGACGAGATCAACCGCGCGCCCCCGAAGACGCAGGCGGCGCTGCTCGAGGCCATGGAGGAAGGACAGGTCACGACCGACGGCACGACCCGCGACCTCCCGACGCCCTTTACCGTGATCGCGACCCAGAACGCCGTCGAGCCGAACCGGACCTACGACCTGCCCTTCGCCGAGCTCGATCGCTTCATGAAGAAACTGCATCTGGGCTACCCCGATCCCGACGAGGAGGCCGAACTGCTCGGCCGGACGGTCGGCGACCACCCGATCGAATCGCTCGAGTCCGTCACCGATCGCGAAACGCTCGTCGCCGCCCGCGAGACGGTTTCGAGGGTGCAGGTCGCGGAACCGGTTCGAACGTACGCGACGCGACTCGCGGCGTATACGCGCGAGAACGCACACATCGGCGTGAGCCCCCGCGGTACGATCTCGCTCCTCCGGGCGGCACAGGCACGCGCCGTCACGAACGGGCGAGACTACGTCATTCCGGACGATCTCCAGGTCGAAGCGCCCGTGGTGATGAGCCACCGAATCAAGACGACCGGCCACGACCGGGACGGCGCCACGGTGGTCGAAAACGCACTCCAGCACGTCGCCGTCGAATGA